In Arthrobacter sp. StoSoilB5, one genomic interval encodes:
- the alaS gene encoding alanine--tRNA ligase — MKSQEITKRWVDFFVSKGHTAVPSASLVSSDPSLLFTVAGMVPFIPYLTAREEPPYTRATSVQKCIRTGDIEEVGKTARHGTFFQMCGNFSFGDYFKEDAIKFAFELLTKSVDDGGYGLPAERLWVTVYEEDDEAKELWLKNTGIPAERIQRMGKSDNYWHTGQPGPAGPCSEIYYDRGPQYGIEGGPIADETRYIEIWNLVFMQYQIENVRSKVDFDIVGELPNKNIDTGLGMERLAMILQGVENMYETDQVRPVIDKAAELSGREYTSAESADDPHHTDDVRMRVVADHIRSALMLIADGVAPSNEGRGYVLRRLIRRAVRAMRLLGVEKACLPDLLPASRDAMKGVYPVVETDFARISRIAYAEEKAFLRTIASGTARLEDAVAESKAAGVPLSGADAFALHDTYGFPIDLTLEMAEEAGLKVDEAGFRSLMLEQRQRAQADAKGKKGGHADLTAYQEMLGQGETTFTGYDELEGESKVRGIVSGGQRVAHASTGDEIEVVLNETPFYAEAGGQSADTGLITGDGFVVEVLDVQRPIKGLSVHKAIVREGEIATDALVRAAVDRERRHAAEQAHTGTHIVHAALHQILGPEATQRGSYNKAGYLRFDFAWGEGLSPATRSEIEEVSNIAIRNNYRVDTKVMGLAEAKALGAMALFGENYGSEVRVVEIDGAWSRELCGGTHVSNTSLIGSLSLLGEQSVGSGNRRVEAFVGLDAFRHLAAERALVTELTELLKVPSGQLADRISSTLNKLKATEKELDRLRKEQLAAAAANLVGTAKDAAGVRVVAHDAGQVGGADDLRNLALDLRNRLGSEAATVAVAGVSNDRPVILIATNEAAREAGVKAGALVRLAAGILGGGGGGKDDVAQGGGTDAGKVSEALAAVVDAIAKR; from the coding sequence ATGAAGTCGCAGGAGATCACCAAACGCTGGGTGGACTTTTTTGTCAGCAAGGGCCACACCGCCGTTCCCTCCGCGTCGCTCGTTTCCAGCGACCCGTCACTTCTCTTCACTGTGGCCGGCATGGTGCCGTTCATTCCTTACTTGACGGCCCGCGAAGAGCCTCCCTACACACGCGCCACGAGCGTCCAGAAGTGCATCCGCACCGGCGACATCGAGGAAGTCGGCAAGACGGCACGGCACGGCACGTTCTTCCAGATGTGCGGCAACTTCTCCTTCGGAGACTACTTCAAGGAAGATGCCATCAAGTTCGCTTTCGAACTGCTCACCAAGAGCGTTGACGACGGTGGCTACGGGCTTCCTGCCGAACGCCTGTGGGTGACGGTCTACGAGGAAGACGACGAAGCCAAGGAACTGTGGCTCAAGAACACAGGTATTCCAGCAGAACGCATCCAGCGCATGGGCAAGTCGGACAATTACTGGCACACGGGCCAGCCGGGCCCCGCAGGCCCCTGCTCGGAGATCTATTACGACCGCGGTCCCCAGTACGGCATTGAAGGCGGCCCCATCGCCGACGAAACGCGCTACATCGAAATCTGGAACCTTGTGTTCATGCAGTACCAGATCGAGAACGTGCGTTCCAAGGTGGACTTCGACATCGTGGGCGAACTGCCAAACAAGAACATTGACACTGGCCTGGGCATGGAACGTCTCGCGATGATCCTCCAGGGCGTTGAGAACATGTATGAGACAGACCAGGTCCGTCCTGTCATTGACAAGGCGGCCGAGCTGTCCGGCCGTGAATACACCTCTGCCGAGTCAGCAGATGACCCCCACCACACTGACGACGTCCGCATGCGCGTTGTTGCTGACCACATCCGCTCGGCCCTGATGCTCATTGCTGACGGCGTAGCGCCTTCGAATGAAGGCCGTGGCTATGTCCTGCGCCGGCTGATCCGCCGGGCCGTCCGTGCGATGCGCCTGCTCGGCGTTGAGAAGGCCTGCCTGCCGGACCTTCTTCCTGCATCCCGTGACGCGATGAAGGGTGTCTACCCGGTAGTAGAGACGGACTTCGCCCGCATCAGCCGTATCGCCTACGCCGAGGAAAAGGCGTTCCTGCGCACTATTGCTTCCGGTACGGCACGCCTGGAGGACGCAGTAGCCGAATCGAAGGCTGCCGGTGTTCCCTTGTCCGGCGCCGACGCCTTCGCGTTGCACGACACCTACGGCTTCCCCATTGACCTCACCTTGGAAATGGCTGAAGAAGCCGGCCTCAAAGTGGACGAAGCCGGCTTCCGCTCGCTCATGCTTGAACAGCGTCAGCGCGCACAGGCAGACGCCAAGGGCAAGAAGGGCGGCCACGCCGACCTCACCGCCTACCAGGAGATGCTGGGCCAGGGCGAGACCACGTTCACCGGTTATGACGAGCTTGAGGGCGAGTCCAAGGTCCGCGGCATCGTCAGCGGCGGCCAGCGGGTGGCACACGCCTCTACAGGCGACGAAATCGAAGTGGTCCTGAACGAGACGCCGTTCTACGCAGAAGCTGGTGGCCAGTCGGCCGATACCGGCCTGATCACTGGTGACGGATTCGTCGTCGAGGTTTTGGACGTCCAGCGCCCCATCAAGGGACTGAGCGTTCATAAGGCGATCGTCCGGGAAGGCGAGATCGCTACCGATGCGTTGGTGCGCGCCGCCGTCGACCGTGAACGGCGCCACGCAGCTGAGCAGGCGCACACTGGTACGCACATTGTGCATGCCGCGCTGCACCAGATCCTTGGCCCGGAAGCTACCCAGCGTGGTTCCTACAACAAAGCCGGCTACCTCCGCTTCGACTTCGCCTGGGGTGAGGGCTTGAGCCCTGCCACGCGATCGGAAATTGAAGAGGTTTCCAACATCGCCATCCGGAACAACTACCGGGTAGACACCAAGGTCATGGGATTGGCCGAAGCCAAGGCGCTGGGCGCAATGGCCCTGTTCGGCGAGAACTACGGCAGCGAAGTTCGCGTCGTAGAGATCGACGGCGCGTGGTCCCGCGAACTTTGTGGTGGCACGCACGTTTCCAATACCTCCCTTATCGGCAGCCTTTCCCTGTTGGGTGAGCAGTCCGTCGGCTCGGGAAACCGCCGCGTTGAAGCCTTCGTGGGCTTGGATGCCTTCCGCCACCTTGCCGCCGAACGCGCCCTGGTCACCGAGCTCACCGAACTGCTGAAGGTTCCTTCCGGTCAACTGGCCGACCGCATCTCCAGCACGTTGAACAAGCTCAAGGCGACAGAGAAGGAACTCGACCGCCTCCGCAAGGAGCAGCTGGCTGCAGCAGCAGCCAACTTGGTGGGTACCGCCAAGGACGCTGCCGGTGTGCGGGTTGTAGCCCACGACGCCGGCCAGGTGGGTGGAGCAGACGATCTCCGGAACCTCGCCCTCGACCTCCGCAACCGTCTTGGCTCCGAAGCCGCTACGGTGGCCGTTGCAGGTGTCAGCAATGATCGGCCTGTCATTCTGATTGCCACTAATGAGGCTGCCCGTGAAGCAGGGGTGAAGGCCGGAGCGTTGGTCCGCCTTGCCGCAGGCATCCTCGGTGGTGGCGGTGGTGGCAAGGACGATGTCGCCCAGGGCGGGGGCACCGACGCTGGGAAGGTCTCTGAGGCCCTCGCAGCGGTGGTGGATGCGATAGCCAAGCGTTAA
- a CDS encoding replication-associated recombination protein A, which produces MEDLFGAGADNDDESEDLPAAGGVSDAGWMASQRSPLAVRMRPRTLDDVVGQQHLLGHGSPLRQLAAGAEAAGPAGPSSVILWGPPGTGKTTLAHVIARGPGRKFVELSAITAGVKDVRRVMDEALTARDLYKKTTVLFLDEIHRFNKAQQDALLPGVENRWVVLVAATTENPSFSVVSPLLSRSLLLTLKPLTDDDIAGLLQRAVADARGLAGRVELSPEALDHLVRLSGGDARRALTALEAAAGVAFGDSNAVSNAVEEEGDTSGSNVTDDGEPGLAGDGAPDAPVLVELRHTERALDAAAVRYDRAGDQHYDVASAFIKSIRGSDVDASLHYLARMLEAGEDPRFVARRIVISAAEDIGMADPTALQTAVAAAQAVQLIGMPEGRIVLAEAVVHLATAPKSNAAYMGLNKAIADVRAGFGGGIPMHLRDAHYPGAKQLGHGKSYKYAHDEPHGVATQQYPPDDLVGKDYYEPTNNGAERDIAARLERLRKIIRGQ; this is translated from the coding sequence GTGGAAGATCTCTTTGGTGCCGGTGCAGACAACGACGACGAGTCGGAGGATTTGCCTGCCGCCGGGGGAGTCTCCGACGCCGGGTGGATGGCGTCCCAACGCAGCCCCCTTGCGGTGCGGATGCGGCCCCGGACCTTGGATGACGTGGTGGGCCAACAGCATCTGCTGGGTCACGGTTCCCCGCTCCGGCAACTTGCCGCTGGTGCAGAAGCCGCGGGGCCTGCCGGGCCGAGCTCCGTCATTCTTTGGGGGCCTCCGGGGACCGGAAAAACCACTTTGGCGCACGTCATTGCCCGCGGACCGGGGCGGAAATTCGTGGAATTGTCTGCCATCACCGCCGGTGTGAAGGATGTCCGCCGCGTGATGGACGAGGCTTTGACCGCTCGGGACCTCTATAAGAAGACCACCGTCCTTTTCCTTGACGAAATCCATCGTTTCAACAAGGCACAGCAGGATGCGCTGCTGCCTGGCGTTGAAAACCGGTGGGTGGTCCTGGTGGCTGCAACCACCGAGAACCCGTCGTTCTCGGTGGTGTCACCGCTACTTTCCCGCTCCCTCCTGTTGACGCTGAAGCCCCTGACGGACGACGACATCGCCGGGTTGTTGCAGCGGGCCGTTGCCGACGCCCGCGGCCTTGCCGGGAGGGTGGAACTCAGTCCGGAGGCGTTGGATCATTTGGTTCGGCTATCCGGAGGTGACGCCCGCAGGGCGCTGACTGCCCTGGAAGCTGCGGCCGGCGTCGCTTTCGGAGACAGCAACGCCGTATCGAACGCCGTCGAAGAGGAAGGCGACACCTCCGGGAGCAACGTCACCGACGACGGCGAGCCCGGACTCGCCGGCGACGGCGCCCCGGACGCTCCCGTGCTCGTGGAACTCAGGCACACCGAGCGTGCCCTTGACGCCGCTGCCGTCCGTTACGACCGGGCCGGCGACCAGCACTACGACGTCGCCAGTGCGTTCATCAAGTCCATCAGGGGCTCTGACGTTGATGCTTCCCTTCACTATCTGGCCCGGATGCTGGAGGCGGGGGAGGACCCGAGGTTCGTGGCGCGACGCATTGTCATCTCCGCTGCAGAAGACATCGGCATGGCGGATCCCACGGCGTTGCAAACAGCTGTGGCTGCGGCCCAGGCCGTTCAGTTGATCGGGATGCCCGAAGGCCGGATTGTCCTGGCTGAAGCTGTGGTCCACCTTGCCACCGCACCGAAGTCGAACGCGGCATACATGGGCCTGAACAAGGCCATTGCCGATGTCCGCGCGGGTTTCGGCGGCGGCATCCCCATGCATCTGCGCGACGCCCACTATCCGGGTGCCAAACAATTGGGACATGGCAAGAGCTACAAGTACGCGCATGACGAACCACATGGGGTGGCAACACAGCAGTACCCGCCGGATGACCTGGTGGGGAAGGACTACTACGAGCCAACCAACAACGGCGCCGAACGGGATATAGCCGCCAGGCTGGAACGGCTCCGCAAGATCATCCGGGGACAGTAG
- the mltG gene encoding endolytic transglycosylase MltG: MSPVNYDPSSGTAGGGMPLTRKELRARERFLATQNQNVVPVPEATPGEAAPSADIEPELPRPIPAVPKPAAAPEVPAPETSAPKPPAAEVSAPETPAPETPAPESVRADAAAPVPPVPEALPTVAASAPAEHADPVLPEVEHHEDALPVPAVAHAYAGHVNESHDYGLHDAAVHVDDHAFAVHDDAHYDYEDHDVHEGHEVHHELHDDHHHALIAPVEVPAASKAAAKKARRRRRILALLITLGVFVAAIAIGAQFLKPLLGMDKVTDYPGPGTGSVSITVPEGAGPKAVATALVENHVVADADAFVKEFVADGGELSPGEFTFRTEMKNSDAVAVLVNKDASKVIYFALSAGLRINESLEAISKGSDIPMAQLNGFNQAPAQFGVPAKAKNLEGFLAPGEYRFPLGTSGKDIIQKLVSSTLDELKAQGITDPAKQYDTVTIASIVQAEGGQADYGNVAGAIYNRLKPNNTETNGLIQSDATVTYGLGKKSFHLTDEEKADKSNTYNTYANPGLPAGPIGSPGKTAIDAAAKPTQNDYLYWVTINLDTKETKFSKTLAEHSTYVEQYNAWCQAHAGRCV; this comes from the coding sequence GTGAGCCCGGTCAACTACGACCCCTCCAGCGGAACCGCCGGCGGCGGCATGCCGCTGACCCGCAAGGAACTGCGGGCGCGGGAAAGATTCCTCGCCACCCAGAACCAGAACGTCGTACCCGTTCCGGAAGCGACGCCGGGGGAAGCGGCGCCTTCTGCTGATATTGAGCCGGAACTGCCCCGCCCGATTCCCGCTGTTCCCAAGCCAGCTGCCGCTCCAGAAGTCCCTGCTCCTGAAACCTCTGCTCCAAAACCCCCTGCGGCTGAAGTCTCTGCTCCTGAAACCCCAGCCCCTGAAACCCCAGCCCCTGAATCCGTGCGGGCGGATGCTGCTGCTCCGGTCCCGCCGGTTCCGGAGGCGTTGCCGACGGTTGCGGCGTCTGCTCCTGCCGAACATGCGGATCCTGTGCTTCCGGAAGTAGAGCACCATGAGGACGCACTCCCGGTCCCAGCGGTTGCGCACGCCTACGCCGGTCATGTCAACGAATCCCACGACTACGGCCTCCATGACGCCGCGGTCCACGTGGATGATCATGCATTTGCGGTGCATGACGACGCACACTACGACTACGAAGACCATGACGTGCATGAAGGTCATGAAGTCCACCACGAGCTTCATGACGACCACCACCACGCCCTCATCGCACCAGTAGAAGTCCCGGCGGCGTCCAAGGCCGCGGCCAAGAAGGCGCGCCGACGTCGTCGTATCCTTGCTTTGCTGATCACGCTGGGCGTCTTCGTCGCAGCGATCGCGATCGGCGCGCAATTCCTCAAGCCCCTCCTTGGCATGGACAAAGTCACCGATTATCCCGGCCCCGGGACAGGCTCAGTGAGCATCACGGTGCCCGAAGGTGCCGGCCCCAAAGCCGTGGCAACCGCCCTCGTGGAAAACCACGTCGTGGCAGATGCCGATGCCTTCGTCAAGGAATTCGTGGCCGACGGCGGGGAACTCTCGCCGGGTGAATTCACCTTCCGTACCGAAATGAAAAACTCCGACGCTGTTGCGGTCCTCGTCAACAAGGACGCCTCCAAGGTGATCTACTTTGCCCTGAGTGCGGGCCTTCGGATCAATGAGTCGTTGGAGGCAATCTCCAAGGGCTCCGATATTCCCATGGCCCAGCTCAACGGTTTCAACCAGGCGCCTGCACAATTCGGCGTCCCTGCGAAGGCGAAGAACCTTGAAGGTTTCCTTGCTCCCGGAGAGTACCGATTCCCCCTCGGGACCTCCGGTAAGGACATCATCCAGAAGCTTGTTTCCAGCACCCTGGATGAGCTGAAGGCGCAGGGAATTACCGATCCCGCCAAGCAGTACGACACCGTGACAATCGCGAGCATCGTCCAGGCTGAGGGCGGCCAGGCGGACTATGGGAACGTGGCCGGTGCGATCTATAACAGGCTCAAACCGAACAACACCGAGACCAACGGCCTCATCCAGTCCGATGCCACGGTCACCTATGGCCTGGGGAAGAAGTCCTTCCACCTCACGGACGAAGAGAAGGCCGATAAGTCCAACACCTATAACACGTACGCCAACCCGGGACTGCCTGCCGGTCCGATCGGTTCTCCGGGCAAGACGGCGATCGACGCGGCGGCAAAGCCGACGCAGAACGATTACCTGTACTGGGTGACCATTAACCTGGACACCAAGGAGACCAAGTTCTCCAAGACGCTGGCCGAACACAGCACCTACGTTGAGCAATACAACGCATGGTGCCAGGCGCACGCCGGACGGTGCGTGTGA
- a CDS encoding acVLRF1 family peptidyl-tRNA hydrolase, whose amino-acid sequence MDRRASAAQHQQPKAASRTAFVPASRLSGWVDRFAMSHGPLAEATGDAGILLRASDGASALLKAPWPVDGRPGRGTTDIERLASLASQERGLGIVLVRRGGFAVAVASGSNVLESKSGNRYVQSRTSAGGQSQQRYARRRSNQADALVDSAAEHAARIFAGHRVEYIVPGGDRALVDMVLAQPSMRTLANQTQLAFLDVQEPKTAALAKAASDACSIRILVTDPAP is encoded by the coding sequence GTGGACCGCCGCGCATCCGCCGCCCAGCATCAACAGCCGAAGGCCGCAAGCCGCACCGCCTTTGTCCCGGCATCACGGCTGTCCGGTTGGGTGGATCGCTTTGCGATGAGCCACGGTCCACTCGCTGAAGCGACCGGCGACGCCGGAATCCTCCTCCGGGCAAGTGACGGAGCTTCTGCGCTGCTGAAGGCCCCCTGGCCGGTCGATGGACGGCCAGGCCGCGGCACCACCGACATCGAGCGGCTTGCCTCACTCGCCAGCCAAGAACGTGGCCTGGGCATCGTGCTGGTACGCCGGGGCGGTTTCGCCGTTGCGGTTGCAAGCGGCAGCAACGTCCTCGAATCCAAAAGCGGAAACCGCTATGTTCAGTCCAGAACGTCGGCCGGCGGCCAATCCCAACAACGGTATGCCCGGCGACGCTCCAACCAGGCGGACGCCTTGGTGGACTCCGCGGCCGAACACGCAGCGCGAATCTTCGCCGGCCACCGCGTTGAGTACATCGTTCCCGGCGGAGACAGGGCCTTGGTGGACATGGTCCTGGCGCAACCCTCCATGCGGACTCTGGCCAACCAAACCCAACTTGCCTTCCTCGACGTGCAGGAACCCAAGACTGCCGCGCTTGCAAAGGCTGCTTCGGATGCATGTTCCATCCGGATCCTGGTCACTGATCCAGCACCGTAA
- a CDS encoding DUF6167 family protein: MKRIVWMGVGVAIGVIAFRKVTEAKANIGPDGLNRAVGRLADGLFDFADAVRSGMHEREEDLRAALGINSADINTNAARR; encoded by the coding sequence ATGAAAAGAATCGTTTGGATGGGCGTTGGGGTGGCCATTGGCGTTATCGCCTTCCGCAAGGTCACCGAAGCCAAGGCCAACATCGGCCCGGATGGCTTGAACCGTGCGGTTGGGCGCCTGGCTGACGGCTTGTTCGATTTCGCAGATGCAGTGCGCTCAGGCATGCATGAACGCGAAGAGGACTTGAGGGCCGCGCTGGGCATTAACAGCGCGGATATCAACACCAACGCCGCCCGGCGTTAG
- the ruvX gene encoding Holliday junction resolvase RuvX: MNSRTSSGVYPQGIKLGVDVGTVRVGLAICDPDEILATPFKTVVRDAKKNSDVRVVVKQAMEMRAVQIFVGLPRTMKGEERSSAQMATEYAELLVGELSRAGLDVPVNLVDERLSTVTAHRNLHEAGMSSRNHRKVVDQVAAAGILQHAIDMQKARGTDVGRRVNAPARSESPSSAPTLRASSGSEPDSSTRGLQL, translated from the coding sequence GTGAATTCCAGAACGAGCAGCGGCGTCTACCCCCAAGGCATCAAGCTGGGGGTAGACGTCGGCACCGTCAGGGTTGGGCTTGCCATCTGCGACCCCGATGAAATCCTCGCCACGCCTTTCAAGACAGTGGTCCGCGACGCCAAGAAGAACTCCGATGTTCGCGTGGTGGTTAAACAGGCCATGGAAATGCGGGCGGTGCAGATTTTCGTGGGCCTTCCAAGGACCATGAAGGGTGAGGAACGCAGCTCTGCTCAGATGGCTACGGAGTACGCTGAACTGCTGGTGGGCGAGCTTTCCCGCGCAGGTTTGGACGTCCCAGTGAACCTCGTGGACGAGCGTCTTTCCACTGTTACGGCGCACCGCAACCTGCACGAAGCTGGCATGAGCAGCAGGAACCACCGTAAAGTGGTTGATCAGGTTGCCGCTGCTGGAATACTTCAGCACGCGATCGACATGCAAAAAGCCAGAGGAACGGACGTTGGCCGCCGCGTAAACGCACCGGCGCGGTCCGAATCACCCAGCAGTGCCCCAACGCTGCGGGCTTCCTCAGGCAGTGAACCAGATTCTTCTACGAGGGGACTGCAACTGTGA
- a CDS encoding DUF948 domain-containing protein has product MSGGDIAGLIAAGVFALLVLLLAVPILKLGGVFDEVRTTIRSISDGATPLMDEVTATVSTTNQQLKKVDGIASNVSDASANISALSSLVAATVGSPLIKVAAFSYGVRSAFAGRRAPSTGRRSR; this is encoded by the coding sequence ATGTCTGGTGGCGACATCGCCGGCCTGATCGCAGCGGGAGTGTTTGCACTCCTGGTCCTGCTGTTGGCCGTGCCCATCTTGAAGCTCGGCGGCGTCTTTGACGAAGTGCGCACAACCATCCGATCCATCAGCGACGGGGCCACGCCCCTCATGGACGAAGTAACGGCGACGGTTTCCACTACCAACCAGCAACTGAAAAAAGTGGATGGCATCGCCTCCAACGTCTCCGACGCATCGGCGAACATTTCGGCGCTGTCCTCGCTGGTGGCGGCGACCGTTGGTTCACCGCTGATCAAGGTTGCAGCCTTCAGCTATGGTGTCCGTTCGGCCTTCGCCGGCCGTCGCGCCCCGTCCACCGGCCGCCGCAGCCGCTGA
- the rpsD gene encoding 30S ribosomal protein S4, translating to MANNTRARRTARLSRALGIALTPKAAKYMERRPYGPGEHGRARKKQDSDYAVRLREKQRLRAQYGIREAQMTRAFEEARRTKGLTGENLVELLEMRLDALVLRAGFARTIAQARQLVVHRHIMVDGIRVDRPSFRVGEGQLIHVHSRSEVMPPFQVAAAGAHVLNNVPAYLDVKIDALQARLVRRPKRSEVPVICEEQLVVEFYAR from the coding sequence GTGGCTAACAACACTCGTGCTCGCCGTACCGCACGTCTGTCGCGTGCACTCGGCATTGCTCTGACCCCCAAGGCCGCCAAGTACATGGAGCGCCGCCCGTACGGCCCCGGCGAGCATGGCCGTGCCCGCAAGAAGCAGGACTCCGACTACGCCGTACGTCTGCGCGAAAAGCAGCGTCTGCGCGCCCAGTACGGCATCCGCGAAGCACAGATGACCCGTGCCTTCGAAGAAGCACGCCGCACCAAGGGCCTCACCGGTGAAAACCTGGTTGAGCTGCTCGAAATGCGTCTGGACGCCCTCGTGCTCCGTGCAGGCTTCGCCCGCACCATCGCACAGGCCCGCCAGCTGGTTGTGCACCGCCACATCATGGTTGACGGCATCCGCGTGGACCGCCCGTCCTTCCGCGTTGGCGAAGGCCAGCTCATCCACGTTCACAGCCGCTCCGAGGTCATGCCCCCGTTCCAGGTGGCAGCTGCTGGTGCCCACGTCCTGAACAACGTGCCGGCATACCTGGACGTCAAGATCGATGCCCTCCAGGCCCGCCTGGTTCGCCGCCCGAAGCGCTCCGAGGTCCCCGTGATCTGCGAAGAGCAGCTCGTCGTCGAATTCTACGCTCGCTAA
- a CDS encoding shikimate dehydrogenase — protein MSRRAAVLGHPISHSKSPAMHTAAYAKLGVDIEYSAIDLTVDRLPAFMDSLRGDESWCGLSVTMPLKSAMVREVDDVRGAGAQLGVINTVVFEYDGGSVRRVGYNTDVAGIVEAVRYAGIASAPHAAVLGGGGTSAAAIAAVHELGAEHVDVFVRDATRAADAQAAAAAVGISLKLRPLTEAATAVAGSDLVISTFPPRAADVLAGELAALPGTGAGVLLDVAYDPWPSRLAEVWHGHGGAVVPGLEMLMYQAAEQIRRFSGCDVDASVIDVMCDSVGLPRRVF, from the coding sequence GTGAGTCGTCGCGCCGCTGTCCTCGGGCACCCGATCTCACATTCGAAGTCCCCGGCGATGCACACTGCCGCCTATGCCAAGCTCGGTGTGGACATCGAATACTCGGCAATCGACCTCACCGTCGACAGGCTTCCGGCGTTCATGGACTCGCTCCGCGGGGACGAATCATGGTGCGGTCTGTCGGTAACCATGCCCTTGAAATCGGCCATGGTCAGGGAAGTTGACGACGTCCGTGGCGCTGGCGCCCAGTTAGGCGTTATCAACACTGTAGTCTTTGAGTACGACGGCGGTTCGGTCCGCCGCGTCGGTTACAACACCGATGTAGCGGGGATCGTGGAAGCAGTACGCTACGCGGGAATCGCTTCGGCCCCGCATGCTGCTGTTCTCGGCGGCGGAGGAACCTCCGCAGCTGCCATTGCTGCCGTACACGAGCTCGGAGCCGAGCATGTGGACGTTTTCGTCCGGGATGCCACCCGCGCTGCCGACGCCCAAGCCGCTGCGGCCGCCGTCGGCATATCCCTGAAGCTCCGCCCGCTGACTGAGGCAGCTACTGCCGTGGCCGGATCCGACCTTGTCATCTCCACCTTTCCGCCGCGGGCAGCCGATGTCCTTGCCGGGGAACTCGCAGCCCTGCCAGGTACAGGTGCGGGTGTCTTGCTGGACGTAGCCTACGATCCCTGGCCGAGCCGCCTCGCCGAGGTCTGGCACGGGCACGGGGGAGCGGTGGTTCCCGGGCTGGAGATGCTGATGTACCAAGCGGCGGAGCAGATCCGAAGGTTTAGTGGCTGTGACGTTGACGCCTCCGTCATAGATGTGATGTGCGACTCAGTTGGGCTTCCCCGGCGAGTGTTCTAG
- the aroC gene encoding chorismate synthase: MLRWLTAGESHGPALIGIVEGVPAGVELTSGQIRDALARRRLGYGRGARMKFEQDEVTILGGVRHGITQGGPVAIQVGNTEWPKWEQIMSADPVDPEVLADQARNAPLTRPRPGHADFTGMQKYGFDEARPVLERASARETATRVALGTVAARFLKQLGVELVSHTVSIASVTVPEGRALPLPKDVIALDADPLRCFDRETSDAMVAEVDAAHKEGETLGGVVEVLAYGLPPGLGSYVHWDRRLDSRLAAALMGIQAIKGVEVGDGFLTAARRGSAAHDEILKDENGKIIRQTNRAGGIEGGMSIGEVLRVRAAMKPIATVPRALRTIDVTTGEPAKAHHQRSDVCAVPAAGVVAEAMVALVLAEAMVEKFGGDSVAETTRNLQSYLDNIPATLDSVGR, from the coding sequence ATGTTGCGTTGGTTGACTGCCGGTGAATCCCATGGTCCGGCTCTGATCGGAATTGTTGAAGGCGTGCCCGCCGGTGTTGAACTCACCAGCGGGCAAATCCGCGATGCCTTGGCGCGCCGCCGTCTGGGCTATGGACGTGGCGCCCGCATGAAGTTTGAACAGGATGAGGTCACGATCCTTGGCGGGGTACGTCATGGAATCACCCAAGGTGGTCCGGTTGCCATCCAGGTGGGCAACACGGAATGGCCAAAGTGGGAGCAGATTATGTCTGCTGATCCAGTGGACCCTGAAGTCCTTGCCGACCAGGCCCGTAACGCCCCGCTGACGCGTCCGCGTCCCGGGCACGCCGATTTCACCGGAATGCAGAAGTACGGCTTCGACGAAGCCCGCCCGGTCCTTGAGCGCGCCAGTGCCCGCGAAACCGCAACGCGTGTTGCTCTCGGTACCGTTGCTGCCCGGTTCCTTAAGCAATTGGGCGTCGAGTTGGTTAGCCACACCGTTTCCATCGCCAGCGTTACTGTTCCTGAAGGAAGGGCGTTGCCCCTGCCCAAGGACGTCATCGCCCTTGACGCAGATCCCCTGCGCTGCTTCGACCGCGAGACCTCGGACGCCATGGTCGCCGAGGTGGATGCCGCCCATAAGGAAGGCGAAACCCTGGGCGGAGTGGTTGAGGTCCTTGCTTACGGACTTCCCCCAGGATTGGGCAGCTATGTCCACTGGGACCGTCGCCTCGATTCACGCCTGGCCGCAGCGTTGATGGGTATTCAGGCCATCAAGGGCGTGGAGGTCGGTGACGGATTCCTCACTGCCGCCCGCCGCGGTTCGGCGGCCCATGACGAAATCCTCAAGGACGAGAACGGCAAAATCATCCGCCAGACCAACCGCGCCGGCGGCATTGAGGGTGGCATGAGCATCGGCGAGGTCCTGCGCGTCCGGGCAGCCATGAAGCCCATCGCCACCGTTCCGCGTGCCCTGCGCACCATTGATGTCACCACCGGTGAGCCGGCAAAGGCCCACCACCAACGTTCCGACGTCTGCGCAGTTCCTGCGGCAGGCGTTGTAGCCGAGGCCATGGTGGCCCTGGTCCTGGCGGAAGCCATGGTCGAGAAGTTCGGCGGTGACTCTGTGGCTGAGACCACGCGTAACCTGCAGAGCTACCTGGAC